The Sulfolobus acidocaldarius DSM 639 genome has a window encoding:
- a CDS encoding thermopsin, with the protein MRKPLITFVLLFILFSLFAHPHVNIPVGSTTPGTVKTEILPNSEIPATPNVSLSWKYIPDYISVYSLHYSEPAPMGITDYGLSPNGSYILTTTQWMGVINLYGLSTNTTSVSFQLNLNLHYYLNGYTYDLWVQDVAFFDTQDNNIQILDNIWNFSSPHAYITSVQGNGNIYSYSKLNTTYYAYEASGYPGSPATLTLPATVYLLVNVSTNSLGEPVIYFYYNDGYGWILYDTVTVTNAQGSSQVYFLVDGFQYNGYGTFWDSEMVFAGPGGGSTTYVYSSEVYLELLYWNGHNFQEVENAYNFGSDTGESAENVIDSYYYYRYTGLPVAGLTAGSGSLGQLWNYDSVTILEINTPVQSGYATVYNFSIPFSDSSNIQDFYFTGGEFILTLFPMPYSILVYQNGQLAYEGYSPGDTGLNVVNTERFALNLSSGFIKLYTNQSYDEVINIIGEGPAYIYVNSSNGLSYSLSQEYLNLNGDGSVNLRIYPQSPGFYTVTVTVNLLNGYYLRATFSVYVQAISSVKFNINVVGSQLPTSPVLTLQFPNGTISTLTVSPGETLYLPVGTTYNLQQIIGSGNIRWASPSPINGIVNGSITIYVTYYQQYLVNFNFMVQGGSGYPAPQLIYTSFGQSYESTVPITVWVDSNSQYYFQNILQGDNERWVDFSPTGVISSPGNVIAFYYNEYYVTVKTPVTVYAYINGTKNTLSSGWYIQGTNISIINETYPVSNGVRIILSGISPALNFVINSPLVVTVTTVTQVYLTVNSILPVEALVNGTNVTLTTGWYNNGTKIQIENITRYTSTGERYILTSIYPSASFTLTSPVNITVTYQQQFRIIVNSQLPIYAIVNGENTSLTTGWYNNGTKIQIENITRYTSNDQRYVMIYISFESLTVDQPFNISANFIKQYYINVISPIPVKALVNGTLTSLNSSWVNSGTKIQVINYTYYVSNNERLVPTLIPSNLTVTSPITVEIKTVTQYLVTINGNSSWHNNGSTIVLNANIPFYMTGKYIGTYNVSPGAELVVNRPLVENLTETINLPVTIGIGALIIIVILGVVVTRVLLHKKRP; encoded by the coding sequence GTGAGAAAACCGCTAATAACATTCGTCCTCCTCTTTATATTATTTTCACTATTTGCCCATCCACATGTGAACATACCTGTTGGAAGCACTACTCCAGGAACTGTAAAAACTGAAATATTGCCAAATTCTGAGATACCTGCGACTCCAAATGTGTCACTCAGTTGGAAATATATTCCTGACTATATCTCTGTGTATAGTTTACACTATTCTGAACCAGCCCCTATGGGAATAACTGACTATGGTTTAAGCCCTAATGGTTCCTATATTTTAACCACTACACAGTGGATGGGTGTAATAAACCTGTATGGCTTAAGTACAAATACTACTTCTGTATCGTTTCAATTAAATTTGAACTTACACTATTATTTGAATGGTTATACCTATGATCTGTGGGTTCAAGATGTAGCATTTTTTGATACTCAAGACAATAATATACAAATACTAGATAATATTTGGAATTTTTCATCTCCTCATGCATATATAACTTCTGTTCAGGGAAATGGTAACATTTATTCTTACTCTAAATTAAACACCACTTATTACGCCTACGAGGCGTCAGGTTACCCTGGAAGTCCTGCGACCCTCACTTTGCCTGCAACTGTATATTTACTGGTGAATGTTTCAACCAACTCCCTAGGGGAGCCAGTAATCTATTTCTACTACAATGACGGATATGGATGGATACTTTATGATACTGTCACTGTTACCAATGCACAAGGTTCATCACAGGTATACTTCCTGGTTGACGGATTTCAGTATAATGGTTACGGAACATTTTGGGACTCTGAGATGGTATTTGCAGGACCGGGAGGAGGTTCAACAACATATGTTTACTCATCTGAGGTCTATCTTGAACTGCTGTACTGGAATGGTCATAATTTTCAAGAAGTTGAAAATGCCTATAATTTTGGTTCAGATACTGGAGAATCCGCTGAGAACGTAATTGATTCGTATTACTATTATAGATATACAGGACTGCCAGTGGCGGGGTTAACTGCAGGTAGTGGATCGTTAGGACAGTTATGGAATTACGACTCCGTGACTATCTTAGAAATTAATACTCCTGTACAGAGTGGGTATGCGACAGTATATAATTTCTCTATACCTTTCTCAGATTCCTCAAATATACAAGACTTTTACTTTACAGGAGGAGAGTTCATTTTAACACTATTTCCTATGCCCTACTCAATCCTGGTCTATCAAAACGGTCAATTGGCTTATGAGGGTTACTCCCCAGGTGACACGGGTCTTAATGTGGTTAATACTGAGAGGTTCGCATTAAACCTCTCCAGTGGTTTCATAAAACTATATACTAACCAATCATATGACGAGGTAATAAACATAATAGGAGAAGGTCCTGCATACATTTACGTTAATTCATCAAACGGACTGAGTTACTCTCTGTCTCAGGAGTACCTTAATTTAAATGGAGACGGGAGTGTAAATTTAAGGATTTACCCACAGTCACCTGGATTTTATACTGTTACAGTAACAGTCAACCTATTGAACGGATATTACTTGAGGGCTACATTTTCGGTTTATGTCCAAGCCATATCTTCAGTGAAATTCAATATAAATGTAGTAGGTTCGCAGTTACCCACCTCACCAGTCTTGACACTCCAGTTTCCTAACGGCACCATCTCGACCTTAACAGTAAGTCCAGGGGAAACCCTATATCTGCCGGTTGGTACAACGTACAATTTACAGCAAATAATAGGTTCGGGAAATATAAGGTGGGCAAGTCCTTCACCTATAAACGGTATAGTAAACGGTTCCATTACTATATACGTTACATATTACCAACAGTACCTAGTGAACTTTAACTTTATGGTACAGGGGGGCTCAGGTTATCCAGCTCCTCAACTGATATACACCTCATTCGGTCAGAGTTATGAAAGTACAGTCCCTATTACAGTCTGGGTCGATTCAAACTCTCAGTACTATTTTCAAAACATCTTACAAGGAGACAATGAAAGGTGGGTAGACTTCTCCCCAACAGGTGTCATCAGCTCCCCAGGTAATGTTATAGCGTTCTACTATAATGAATATTACGTGACAGTCAAAACCCCTGTGACTGTGTATGCTTACATAAATGGCACTAAAAATACATTGAGCTCAGGGTGGTATATTCAAGGTACTAATATTTCGATAATTAATGAGACATACCCCGTCTCTAATGGGGTCAGAATCATATTAAGTGGAATTTCCCCAGCGCTAAACTTCGTGATAAACTCACCTTTAGTAGTTACCGTGACTACAGTAACTCAGGTATACCTAACGGTTAACTCCATCTTGCCAGTGGAGGCACTGGTTAACGGGACTAATGTGACACTGACAACAGGGTGGTACAATAACGGGACAAAAATACAGATAGAGAACATAACCAGATACACATCTACAGGCGAAAGATATATACTTACGTCAATATATCCATCAGCATCCTTCACCTTAACCTCTCCTGTAAACATAACCGTTACGTACCAACAGCAGTTTAGAATAATCGTCAACTCACAACTACCTATTTACGCTATAGTAAACGGAGAAAACACCAGTTTGACAACAGGGTGGTACAATAACGGGACAAAAATACAGATAGAGAACATAACCAGATACACATCTAATGATCAGAGGTATGTCATGATCTACATTTCCTTTGAGTCATTGACTGTAGATCAACCATTCAATATTTCAGCCAATTTCATAAAACAGTATTACATTAACGTCATATCTCCTATTCCTGTTAAAGCTCTAGTAAACGGGACTTTGACCAGCTTAAACTCGTCTTGGGTAAACAGTGGAACAAAAATACAGGTTATAAATTACACGTATTATGTCTCGAACAACGAGAGGCTAGTTCCAACATTAATCCCCTCCAACCTCACAGTAACGAGTCCTATAACGGTAGAGATAAAGACTGTAACACAGTATTTAGTTACCATTAATGGAAACTCGTCATGGCACAATAACGGTTCAACAATAGTTCTCAACGCAAACATACCGTTTTATATGACTGGCAAGTATATTGGCACTTATAATGTCTCCCCTGGTGCGGAATTAGTTGTGAATAGACCTTTGGTTGAAAACCTGACTGAGACCATTAACTTACCAGTGACTATTGGAATAGGAGCCCTAATCATCATAGTTATTTTAGGAGTAGTAGTGACACGGGTTTTATTACATAAAAAGAGACCTTAG